ATACCGAGCATGCCTTCGGTACCGATTAATCCCACTTCCAACCCGGTATCGTTATTAACAGGCGTTACTAAGGAAACATAACTGCTGATGGGAAAATATACGTGCGGAACAGCTTGTCCGGCACGGGAAAGTATTTCGGCAAAACCGAGTTCAACCGTTTTGCTGTTGAATAGCAAGCGTTCCAGGTCATCGCTAGGCAAGGCTGCTAATAGCTGGTTGGCACTGGCAAACGATCGGTTGGTCGGCACGCGCACTCTCCGGCAATGTTGACGCAGGCAGGCTTAGACGCTAAAAGCGCGACGATGTAAAGCCCGGAGTCGATGGCGGTTAGCTAAGAAAAACCAACCGCGAGCGTTAAAGGTTAACCAAGAAAAAAATCGCTGTCTGTATGTTAGCGCACTTAAATAGCGACGTATGATGAAACAGCCGCCTTCTGGCCGCAGCCATACCAATTTGCGCCCCGTATGTACGTTAGCGTACAGACGCTAAAAAAGCTTTGCAGTAATCTATCGACAGCTTGGTGAATATCACCGGGCAACCGAAATGTAAATGAACCGCTAATTGAAGCGTTCATTCAAGACGGTTTCATTCGTGCATGATGCGAGTTTTATTACTCAATTGCTATATTCGACCGTCACGCGCGATAAATTAATAGATAACTGGGGAAATATATGAAAACCAAGCACTTTTTGATGGCGATACTTTTATCGGTGTTTTCTTTGACCGCGCAAGCCGCCGGTAGCCCGATGAACGAAAGTTTCACTAATTTGATTGCACTGTCCAACGAAGCTATTGAAGTTGGTAACGCGGGGGATGCTGAGGCTTTCGTCGATAGTGTCAAGACTGTATTGACGGCAATAGGCGAACAAAACGACCAAGGCAGTTCAATTCGTTTGCAACGCGCCGACGCCAGAATGAAGAAAGCCCTGAAAGCAGGTAAGGCCGGCAAATTGCCCGAAGGCATAGCCGCAATGAAGGAAGCCATTGTACAAATGGAAGCCGAAAGAAAATAAGGCGATTGCCAAGAATAAATGTACCCGAATGGCGCCGAATTTTTGTTCAGCGACAAAGAGCAAAAAAGGGCGCATAGTTGTGCTATGTAGCCTTTTTTGATCTGCCGTGGATGGACAAAAAGGCTAGCCAGTTGGGTATATTTTTCGCGGGAAATCGCCTAAGCGCCATCAAGGCCGAAAAAACGGCCGCGAAGCGTTAGATTGACAGTATCAGTTCGAATGGCGATCATTTAAATTAATGATTGTCCGTTTGTACTGATACAGTTGAATCTTTACAGAATTCGGCCTTATCTGCCAGCTCTGTAGCGGCGCCGACAAGAGAGTCGATCAAAAACCGAAAAGCGTCGGCGCGATTGACATAATCCCGAAGCCAATCACGCGCCATTTCGGTTGCCTATTACATTAAATCAGCACAGTCTAAAGACTTTCATTTCTTAAGGACGATGCCATGGCTATTAAAACCCACCCCCTGAAACTGATATCAACACTCAGTGAAAATACAATAAACCACAGTGACGCCGGCCAATCTATCCAAATGATTATGCCGAATAGGATTGAAACCAGTCCCGTCACTCTGTTGGATAAAGGATTTGGAATTTCCCCAACGGATAAAAGCACATTTCGATAAATACCTTGCGTCAATAAATAGCCGACAACCAACAGGTTTAAATTGTTGGCATCGCTATTATTGGTAAACGCAATAAGAATGCCGACGACAATATCCAACACCCCGCCTTGTATGTTAAATAAAAAACCTTGGGCATTTTGAGAGGCTAAACCGTCGATGCACCGTAAAATTCCAACTAACAATATTATGATGCCAATAACGGGCGCCCAGGACGCGTCTTCGCCAAACATATAAACATCGGGCGAGACTAAACATAAAGCCGCAAGGATTATTCCGCTAATAATCATAGCGCTACCTTGAATGGTGTAGCGCCAGGGTTTTGCCGTGAATTGGATTAACTCGGCGGTAATTTTTGATTTGATCATTTATATAATTGGCCGCGTTCAATTGATTCGATTATCAATGGCTTTACCATCGGTTAATGCATACCAACCCACCGCTATTCTGTAAATCATCCAAACCAAAACGATGGCCAGGATAAAAACGCCAAGGCCCATTGCAAAGGTCAGCCCGGCTACTGCAAACCCCGCCAAAGCGATCCAGGTAGTTTTAATTTGCCAGTCGAAATGCGATTCAAGCCATGTACCCTGAACATCATTCTTTTTGTAGAAGTTAATCGCTACGCCCAACAGCAAAGGCAGGCCGGCCAACATAAACGTTAATATCTGACACAGGTATACCGTTGCCGTCAGTGTTTTTAATGACTGCAACTTTTCGTTACTCGGTTGTTCCATCGACATATCATTCATAATGTTCTTTCCTGTTTCCACTGTTGCGATACCGAAAGAATCTACTTAACTATTTCAACCCTGTCTGTACGCTACCGTACAAAGTAAGGCGTGTGATTTAAGGTGTATTTTTTAGTGGTTTGAACCCACGGCCGTCCTGTCGGTGCTCAAAATTATTGAATTTTGGGCCGGCAAGGATCGGCCAAAAGCAGTCTCCCACGTTGTAGGAGTCAATGACAGGAGTGGATTCGATAGCTGCCTGCTAATTTAATCTCTTACTTGATCTCGTGACGTGGTACTGTATTCCGACTGCGGTAGGCAGGCAGCGTCACGAATAATGTGGTCAGCCGCTCCAAGGTGACTGTGGTGTCGGCATGCGGCTCTATCCGCTTACTGTCGTTTGATATAATTTGTTTTCGGTGTCCTGAATCAGTCGGTCACCGATTCGACATTTAAATCGATCAAGCTTGACTCCCATAGATTTCATAAAAGGAAATATTTATTTAGTATCACATCACTTAGTTTCTGAATGATCTTCAAATAAATTGATTTTATTGGGATGCCGCCATGGAATAGGTAACAAATCGCTAATAGAATAAACTATCCAATGAGGATAGCTTGAAATGCAGCTAGAGAGAATTTCAAAATTACCATTCGTGACCACATCAGTAATTGCCTGTAAACATGAGCCACAAGGTATTGGTGGTTCTTTTAGGGTTTCAGTATTAGCGAAGATGGCTAAACGCAATATTTCTGTAGCTCCATTTGAAACTGCATTTATTAATGCAGCATGCTCCGCATGAACTGTTGTATAACCAGTTGAACCGGGATAATAACACCCCTTGTATATTTTATTATTTTTTGCTAAGACCGCAGCACCTATAGCTATTGATCCAGGTATAACGCGAGCAAAAGTTGAGGCTTTAATAGCTTGCTCCTTTAATTCTTCTAACAAGTCTGAACAATAAATATCATTTCTCATGTTTATTAGTTTTTCTTTTGATCATAAGAATATGAATAATTCAAGGTTTTTCTTAGATTAACTAAGGCATGGCTTACTTCCTTTGTACTGATGCTTTTCAAAGACCCCAAAAATATATCTCCACTGTCGATTAAACCTGGCAATATCACATTGCCATCATGCTCAACTAATAAATACCCATGCTCTATAGACAAATAGTCCCACACCAATATCCGGCCTCTAAAATTAGAGTTCTTTGATAATAACTTAACTTTATTTGTGTTCAAATGAATATCTTTATTGTAATAATTGAACTCTCCACCCCTTCCTCGTGGTGAGAATGTAATAATTGCCAACTCATTAACATTCAATCTAGACAGTACATTGTAAAAATCAATCCAACTCGGTATGTCTACTTCGAGCCCAACCACTGAATTGACAGCTACAAATCCTAGTTTGCTTTTTATTGCTTCAATACTGCTAATTGCTTTTCGGTAAACATTTCTACCGCGGAGAGAATCACAAATATTTTCGGGGCCATCTAAACTTACTCTTACTTCTAAATTCCTTCTTTGACTTTCAGACAAACATAAAACAAGGTTTAAAAAAAAATCTGTTTTTGTGCCATTTGTAGTAATTACCACTTTTAATTTTTTATCAATTAATTCTTTTACTATATCCGCTATTTCTGGGTGTAACAGCGGTTCGCCTCCGCTAAGACTGACTCTTTGAAGACCAAGAGGCATTAGAGTACGAATAAAAGACATAATATCAGTCATATCTAGTACATTTTTGCCATTCGGACCTGAGTTTGACCAACAATGCAAACATTGTAAATTACACTGATTATTGATATGTAAACAAACTGATTTAAGCATTCCATTTACTCAACGCTTCAGATAAATTAGAAATTTGTTTAAAGGGATCCGTTATTAACACCCCTTTTTGTCCTTTCCAAGCACCTTTAGAAATATAAATTAATGGTGCTTTTATATTCAAATTTGTTTCTTCAATTAACGTTGCTCGAGCAATCCGCGATCTAAAAGCAATAAAATCTATATCTCCATTTACCTTAAACAATGGCATGTTAAAAATTGATAAGCTAGCATCAGTGATTACCACTCTAGTCTCAATTACCTCACTCGGCATCATTTGAACGATTGGAATTTCCATCAATTTATCATATATAAAAAATGGACATATCATAGATTCTCTCTCTGAAAGCCAACGCATGGGACTTATAAATCCACGTTCAATTACGAATCCGTCATATTTTGACTTAATTCTTTCCCAAACTCTTTCAGCATGATTATAAGACTGAATAGGAACCACTACATCTAAATCATGTTGGCTTTCAACAACCTTCCCATTGATCTGTGCACCGCCCGTAATCCGAATTTGCTCCGGATCGATTTTATATTCATGCGCGACCGATATGGCAATTTTATTCCCTACTGTATTTGAGAATTTTTTCAAGAAGCTTTCTGAGGAAATAATTTTGTTGATGTCTTTTTCTTTAATATTTGATAAATTTGAATGAATATCTTCAGCTTTATTTAAACCAAGTTTAAATGCGGCATTCTGGATCTCATGGTCAGAAACGTGAATAAGCTCACTGTTTCTATACTTATAAGCAACACGATACATGGTGCAATAATAATCTAATTCACAGCTTGCAGTATCGCTCTGATATGGTTTAGAAGAAGTATATATTAATTTTGAAGGAAGAAAACCTTCTGTGCGAGCAAGATATGGCTCTGTATAAAATGAAATATACTGAGTATTCTCTATACTAGAAAAAATCCAATATATGTCATCATTGTCGCTAACAATGCTTTCAGTAGTAATTTCCATAAGCTCTACACTGTAAATGATTCGTTAGAATTTAATTTTTATAGAAGGATCAAATATTGCCACACAGATTACCCAAATAACCATATATGCTACTCCCCAAACGAGAAGGGTCGATGCTATATGCTCTGCATATGCTTTTGCATAATTGACAGCACGTATTTCATATAAGCGAAGATTTAATAAAGCATTAGAATTATGTGTGCCATATCGTTTATAAAAAAAATCCAAATGAGCTCTTGATTGTGATGCATGGTTCATTTTTCGAAGCTCAAGATAATCATCAATTGCATCTCCTTTTCTGTATTTAGTCCCTTCTTTGCCGCTATCAAGTAATATTGAAAATATTTGTTTTAATTGAGGAACTATTGCCTTATTAGTTTCTGAGCCACTAGTATATCTAGATGTGAAAGCTCTTATCGCAAATACTATAGAGAATAAAGAAATAATGAGAGGACCTATTGCTGCAGTTCGACTAAAAGCATCAAGTGAATCGTTTAGGATAGCTCGGCTAGAAAATGTGGCCAATATTGCAGATATAGCCACATCAATAGTACAAAGACTATTTAAATTTTGAAGCCAAGAAGAATATTGCTCAGTAAACGATTGCCTCAATTCAATCATTTGTGCATTTCCAGATTGAAATTGACCAATATTTAATAGAACTTCACTCCAAGAATCACAGCGTACAAGTCCAACATGATTATGTAACTTAAGTTGATTCCAATCTTCCTTATCGTATTTTGTAGTTTCTATCAAAATTGCAGGTATTTTTGCAACAATAGCTGCATTTATATCGCTTATACGATCACCAACCGAGGCAATAACATTATTTGATGTAGAAATGTTTTGCATCTGAGTTACCTTATAACTAATTTCTGCCACCTTATCGATAGGATCTAATGGTTCTTTATCTTCGTGCATATAAAGAACATAAGAATCTTGTTCTATTCCTATATTTCTTAGTGAATTGATTGTATCTTCTTTCAAAGAAATGTGTCTGCTTGTTAAAAATGCCAGGTTTATTTTTTGACTTATCAATCCATTTATCGCTTCAACACTTCCAGGTATTGCTTTTAATTCAATAGATGAAACTACTTCTTGGTTAGAAAAATCCTCTAAATATTGGCGAGCGGATGGAGAACGCCTATCTCCCAAAAAGCTAAGTGTTACATCCCGTCTTGTTTCTTCCTCTTTCACTTGAGCCTTGGGAAAATGACGTTTAAATAGTTGATATCTTCTTTCACTTAGGTCTAGAATCGAATCGTCAAGATCGATTATTACAACATTATTCTCTGGCATAGCTAATTAGGCCCTTATGATAATCGTTCAATAAAAAATTCTACAATAGTAAAGATATTAGGTGTTAGCATCTCGAAAGAAAGGGAATTAGCTCTTTTACAAGCAAGTATAATTTTTTATGTGCCAAAGTTACCTGTTTAAAGAGGTCCGTTGGTTGGGTTGAACAATGTGAAACCCAGCATGACCATTATTCCCGTTCCTGTTCGAATAAAACCGTTGCGACCACCCAATCTTCACTGCAAATCCTAATTCAACCCAATGATGAAAGATGGAATAAGGCCTTTATACCCCACGAGTAAATCCGTTACATTTTTTTCGCTGAGCAAGATTGACAGTAAAGAAATAAACGCCACTTTTTGAATGGCTACGAATGTAAGGTCCGTAGGCTGAGTGGAGCAGCAGCGATACCCAGCTTTAATGGCTTTAGCTAGGCTTCATTATCATTCAACCCAGACTACTTCTGCAAACTCAACATCCGCTTATCGTCAATTTGACGACATTAATAAAACTGGAGCGACTGTCGCTTTTGGGTCGGGTGCCGACTTTTGTTGACGGAAGCATTCGCCCAGTTTCAGGCAATCAATAGCTTGTTCCGTGACTAACCATTTAGTCATTTCATAAATGTTGAGAACTGACACGTCCCATCACTGAGGATATTCCGGATAACGCGGCAAACTGTCGCCGTCGCAGGACCAGTTGGCGCGCGAATCCCAAAAAATACGCGCTTGTGGTTCGATTGGTGCCGGGTCGTCCAGGGAGCCGGCCGGAATCATGACGCCGTCGATTTCCGGAACAAAGCGGGCTACCGCGCTGCCGCATTCGCTGCAAAACTGCCGGGTAAAACGTTGGGCTTCCGGCACTTTAAATCGCTTCAACAGCGATTCGCCGTGGGTAAAGATTAGCGTAGCGTTCGATAGGAATAAATTGCTGGCGTGGCCGGTGCCGGACGATTTTCGGCAGCGCGCGCAATGGCAGTGGTAAAACCGTTGCGGGTCGCCGCTGGCTTGATATCGCACGGCGCCGCACAGGCAGCCGCCTTTTAAGGTTATTTCCGACATGGTATCTCCTATATGTTTAAAACGGCCCGGGCGGATTCCCGGTCTTAAAATGCGCTTTTGATTACGCCGCCGTCGACCCGCAACGCCGCGCCGGTGGTAGCAGAAGCCAGTGGGCTGGCCAGGTAGCAAACCAGCGACGCCACTTCGTCGGTAGTCGCAAAGCGTTTGATCAGCGACGTGGGGCGGACTTTTTCAAAGAACTGCTGCTCGAATTCCGCTAAGGTCGAACCTTGTTGCGCTGCTAGCTCATTGACGAAATCGCCGACTCCGCGCGAACGGGTCGGGCCGGGCAGTACCGAATTCACGGTAATGCCGGTGCCGGCCACATGCTCGGCCAAGCCTCTGGCCACGGCAATTTGCGCGGCTTTGCTCATGCCGTAATGAATCATTTCCGCGGGAATCTGCACACCGCTTTCGCTGGAGATGAAGATAATCCGCCCCCAATCGCGTTGCTGCATAGCCGGCAGATACAGCCGCGCCAAGCGTACGCCGCTGAGAACGTTGACCTCAAACAAGCGCCGCCAATCCTCGTCCGGGATCTCTTCGAACGCAACCGGTTCGAATATGCCCAGATTGTTGATTAGGATATCCACGCTCGGGTGCGCGGCGAACAGCTCGGATGCCGCGCTCTCCAGCGACAAGTCTCCGGCAAAGCCTGCTAATTCGCCAACCGCGATAGGCTTTAACTCGTCGATTGCGCGCCGCACCGAATCGGTCGAACGCCCGTTCACGATAACCTTTGCCCCTTCCTGAACCAGTGCCTTTGCAATTGCAAAACCGATTCCGGCAGTACTGCCGGAAACCAAAGCTGTTTTACCGTTTAATTTAAGGTCCATGTTACCTCCGTGCCGTTGATGAGCCCTAGTCTAACGTTACTTTACAAAAACAAGAAAGCATACGGCATTCAACCGCCGGCCAGTTTTACAGACACGGAAAGTCGATATAGCCCGTCGCACCGGTCGGCGAATACCAGTCCTTCATGTCCGCGAGCGGATTTAACTCGGCATCGCGGGCAAAGCGTTCGACCAGATCGGGATTACTGATGAACGGCCGCCCGAAGGCGATCAAATCGGCATTGCCGGATGCAATGGCGGCTTCGGCGCAGCTTTGCTCGTAACCGCAGTTGCCCATCAGCGGGCCGTGAAATAGCTGCCGGAACTCGGCCAAACCCATCGGCTCGCCCAGTTCGTGGAAGCCGAAAGCCAGTCCGTCCATCACATGCAGATAAGCTAAATCCAGGCGATCCAACTGTCGCGCCACATAACTGAATTGTTCGCGGTAATCGCTTGAGCCCATGTCGTTGAACACACCGTTGGGCGATAACCGCACCCCGATACACTGCGACGGCCACACCGAGCACACGGCCTCAATCACTTCGCCCAGCAGGCGGTAACGATTTGCGGTGCTGCCGCCGTAACGGTCGCTGCGCTGATTGGTTTTGGACTGCAGAAACTGGTCCAGTAGGTAGCCGTTGGCGGCGTGTATTTCCACGCCGTCGAATCCGGCGTGTTTTGCTCGCTCGG
This sequence is a window from Methylomonas methanica MC09. Protein-coding genes within it:
- a CDS encoding DUF4870 family protein translates to MNDMSMEQPSNEKLQSLKTLTATVYLCQILTFMLAGLPLLLGVAINFYKKNDVQGTWLESHFDWQIKTTWIALAGFAVAGLTFAMGLGVFILAIVLVWMIYRIAVGWYALTDGKAIDNRIN
- a CDS encoding HAD family acid phosphatase — its product is MPENNVVIIDLDDSILDLSERRYQLFKRHFPKAQVKEEETRRDVTLSFLGDRRSPSARQYLEDFSNQEVVSSIELKAIPGSVEAINGLISQKINLAFLTSRHISLKEDTINSLRNIGIEQDSYVLYMHEDKEPLDPIDKVAEISYKVTQMQNISTSNNVIASVGDRISDINAAIVAKIPAILIETTKYDKEDWNQLKLHNHVGLVRCDSWSEVLLNIGQFQSGNAQMIELRQSFTEQYSSWLQNLNSLCTIDVAISAILATFSSRAILNDSLDAFSRTAAIGPLIISLFSIVFAIRAFTSRYTSGSETNKAIVPQLKQIFSILLDSGKEGTKYRKGDAIDDYLELRKMNHASQSRAHLDFFYKRYGTHNSNALLNLRLYEIRAVNYAKAYAEHIASTLLVWGVAYMVIWVICVAIFDPSIKIKF
- a CDS encoding cytidine deaminase family protein — its product is MRNDIYCSDLLEELKEQAIKASTFARVIPGSIAIGAAVLAKNNKIYKGCYYPGSTGYTTVHAEHAALINAVSNGATEILRLAIFANTETLKEPPIPCGSCLQAITDVVTNGNFEILSSCISSYPHWIVYSISDLLPIPWRHPNKINLFEDHSETK
- a CDS encoding SDR family NAD(P)-dependent oxidoreductase, with the translated sequence MDLKLNGKTALVSGSTAGIGFAIAKALVQEGAKVIVNGRSTDSVRRAIDELKPIAVGELAGFAGDLSLESAASELFAAHPSVDILINNLGIFEPVAFEEIPDEDWRRLFEVNVLSGVRLARLYLPAMQQRDWGRIIFISSESGVQIPAEMIHYGMSKAAQIAVARGLAEHVAGTGITVNSVLPGPTRSRGVGDFVNELAAQQGSTLAEFEQQFFEKVRPTSLIKRFATTDEVASLVCYLASPLASATTGAALRVDGGVIKSAF
- a CDS encoding radical SAM protein, encoding MLKSVCLHINNQCNLQCLHCWSNSGPNGKNVLDMTDIMSFIRTLMPLGLQRVSLSGGEPLLHPEIADIVKELIDKKLKVVITTNGTKTDFFLNLVLCLSESQRRNLEVRVSLDGPENICDSLRGRNVYRKAISSIEAIKSKLGFVAVNSVVGLEVDIPSWIDFYNVLSRLNVNELAIITFSPRGRGGEFNYYNKDIHLNTNKVKLLSKNSNFRGRILVWDYLSIEHGYLLVEHDGNVILPGLIDSGDIFLGSLKSISTKEVSHALVNLRKTLNYSYSYDQKKN
- a CDS encoding GFA family protein produces the protein MSEITLKGGCLCGAVRYQASGDPQRFYHCHCARCRKSSGTGHASNLFLSNATLIFTHGESLLKRFKVPEAQRFTRQFCSECGSAVARFVPEIDGVMIPAGSLDDPAPIEPQARIFWDSRANWSCDGDSLPRYPEYPQ
- a CDS encoding alkene reductase; amino-acid sequence: MSKALLSPYTLHDLELRNRVVLAPMTRSRAGKERLANAMMAEYYSQRASAGLIITEATTISEQANGWNESPGVYTDEMAQAWRQVTDAVHAKGGAIFLQLWHCGRASHCSFHGGEPAVAPSAIAINGDYIHTPNGKEAYETPRALETAEIPGIVEDYRRAAERAKHAGFDGVEIHAANGYLLDQFLQSKTNQRSDRYGGSTANRYRLLGEVIEAVCSVWPSQCIGVRLSPNGVFNDMGSSDYREQFSYVARQLDRLDLAYLHVMDGLAFGFHELGEPMGLAEFRQLFHGPLMGNCGYEQSCAEAAIASGNADLIAFGRPFISNPDLVERFARDAELNPLADMKDWYSPTGATGYIDFPCL